Below is a genomic region from Tepidiforma bonchosmolovskayae.
AACATGACCTACGCGTGGCTTCTTGCGGGATTGCCGCTCGCGCTCTTCGGCATGGCGCTCTCGACGGCGGTATTCCCGCGGCTTGCCGGCCAGGTGGCGCGCGACGAACTCGATGCGTTGAACGAAACGGTCTCGCGCGTGCTGCGCCTGATCATGTTCCTCACGGTACCGGCAGCGTTGGGGCTCGCGATGCTGCGCGAGCCGGCCGTCATCACTCTCCTGGAGCGGGGCGCCTTCACCCGGGCGGACGCGCTGATGACGGCTGCAGCGCTCGGCTGGTACTGCCTCGGCATCGTCCCGCAGGCGGGCATCGAGATCCACAGCCGCGGCTTCTACGCCCTCGGCGATACCCGGACACCCGTGGCCCTCTCCGTGCTCGCGGTCGCGATCAACCTCGTGCTCGGGGCACTGCTGTGGCAGCCGTTTGGCGTCCGCGGCCTTGCGTTCGCGGTCGGAGCGGCGTCGTGGGTGGAGTGGCTCGGCCTGTACGCCCTCTTTGTCCGCCGGACCGGCTGGGACCCGCGCCCCGACCTCGCCGGCATCGCACGCATTTCCCTGGCCGGCGCCGGGATGGGGGCAACCCTTGCCGTCGTCTCGACAGTCCTCCGGAACGACACATGGGCAGAAGCCGCCGTGAGTGCCGCAGCGGGGGTTGTCGTCGGCGCGCTCTCCTATGCAGCGGCCGCCAGGGCGCTGGGCATCCCCGAGATTGAGGAGGTCGCTGGCCGCCTTACGGCGCGGCTTCGCCGCCCGCACGCGGCGTGAGCCCCGGCCGTTCGCCGCGGAGCCCGCGGATCGCGAGTTCGACCCCGCCGAGCCGCCGGCCTCCGCGGGTCCGCGCCTCGCCGCGGTTCGCCATCATCACGAGGTAGTCCGAGAGCCCGGCATCGAGGAAGGCGGAGTAGCCCATCAGGTCCTGCGCCCGGTTGGCGGCCGCTTTCGAGAGGCGCACCACGACTGGATTGTTCTCTGCGACGCGCAGGGCATAGCCGGCCGTCTCCCTTTCGAGCTCCTCAGGCTCGTAGACGCGGTTGACGAACCCGAGCTGCATCGCCTCCTCAGCCGTCAGGAACCGGCTCTCGAACATCAGCTCCTTCGCTTTGCGGACGCCCACGTCGTAGGGAAGGGAGAAGTACTCGAGCATGGCCGGCAGGAACAGGGCATTGCGCGCTGCGAAGACGAGGTCGACGCAGGCCGCCATCATCCACCCGGCGAAGATGCAGTAGCCCTCGACCATGGCGATGGTCGGCTTGGGCGCATTCCGCCACTTGACCAGGAGGTCGAGGTTGTAGTGCCGGAAGTTCTCATAGAACTCGATGCCGGCATCGGCGATGCCGCGCGCCGCCCGGTCCGCAGCCTGCTCCGGCGTGCCGAGGTCATGCCCGCTCGAGAAGTTCCCGCCGGCGCCCCGCGTGATGATGACGCGAACCGCGGGGTCGGCTACCGCGAGGTCCATGGCGCGGTCGTACTCATCGAGCAGGCGCCAGGACTGCGCATTGCGGTACTGGGGGCGATTGAAGGTGACCCATGCGATTGGCCCGTCGACCCGGTAGAGGAGGTCCTCGAACTCCATGGCTGCACTCCGCGAAAGGGTGGAGGAAGTGTACCGGCGCGGGGACTGGGCGGTCGCGGGTTCACCGGGTCGTCCTGAGCCCCTACCATGGCAGGACAGACTTCGTCTTCGGAGCTCCCGATGGAGGCCTATAACATCACCGTCGTCGGCGCGAGCGGCATCGTCGGCCAGGAATTCCTCAAGATTCTCGACGAGCGGCGGGTCCCGGTTGCGCGCCTGAGGCTGCTGGCCACGGCCCGGTCGGCAGGCAGGGTAGTGCCGTTCCGCGGGCGCGACATTGTCATCGAGGAGACGACCGCCGAAAGCTTCGGGCCCGACGACCACATCGTGTTCCTCTCGGCGTCCGGCGCGGCATCGAAACAGTACGCACCGATCGCCGCCGCCAATGGGAGCTTCGTGATCGATGATTCGAGCGCGTTCCGGATGGACCCGAACGTCCCGCTCGTCATCCCGGAGATCAACCCGGAGGACCTCGAGTGGCACCGCGGGATTGTCAGCCAGCCGAACTGCACCACGACCCCGATGGTCCTCGCGCTGAACCCGATCCACCGGGTCAATCCGCTCAAGCGCGTCATCGTGAGCACCTACCAGGCCGTGGCCGGAGCGGGAGCCGCAGCCGTCGAGGGGCTTCGGCGCGAGACCGAGGCCGCGCTGGCCGGGCGGCACGAGCCGAGCGGCACCCAGAAGCGGGAAATCGCCTTCAATGCGGTCCCGCAGATCGACCTGTTCGCCGACGACGGCTACACGAAGGAAGAACTCAAGATGGCGAACGAGACGCGCAAAATCCTCCATGCGCCGGAGGTGCGGGTGAGCGCGACCTGCGTGCGCATCCCGACGTTCTTCGGGCATGCGATGAGCGTCTGGGCTGAGTTCGAACGCCCGATGACGGCGGCTGAGGCGCGGGAGCTGATTGCGGCTGCGCCAGGTATCGAGCTGATGGATGACCCGGCCGCTGAGCGATACCCCACACCGATGGATGTCGCCGGGACGGACCGGGTGCTGGTCGGGCGTCTCCGGCCGGA
It encodes:
- a CDS encoding enoyl-CoA hydratase-related protein translates to MEFEDLLYRVDGPIAWVTFNRPQYRNAQSWRLLDEYDRAMDLAVADPAVRVIITRGAGGNFSSGHDLGTPEQAADRAARGIADAGIEFYENFRHYNLDLLVKWRNAPKPTIAMVEGYCIFAGWMMAACVDLVFAARNALFLPAMLEYFSLPYDVGVRKAKELMFESRFLTAEEAMQLGFVNRVYEPEELERETAGYALRVAENNPVVVRLSKAAANRAQDLMGYSAFLDAGLSDYLVMMANRGEARTRGGRRLGGVELAIRGLRGERPGLTPRAGGEAAP
- a CDS encoding aspartate-semialdehyde dehydrogenase yields the protein MEAYNITVVGASGIVGQEFLKILDERRVPVARLRLLATARSAGRVVPFRGRDIVIEETTAESFGPDDHIVFLSASGAASKQYAPIAAANGSFVIDDSSAFRMDPNVPLVIPEINPEDLEWHRGIVSQPNCTTTPMVLALNPIHRVNPLKRVIVSTYQAVAGAGAAAVEGLRRETEAALAGRHEPSGTQKREIAFNAVPQIDLFADDGYTKEELKMANETRKILHAPEVRVSATCVRIPTFFGHAMSVWAEFERPMTAAEARELIAAAPGIELMDDPAAERYPTPMDVAGTDRVLVGRLRPDHSTPGGVTFWTVTDSIRKGAATNVVQIIEEAARRGLIRPRAGVR